In Carassius gibelio isolate Cgi1373 ecotype wild population from Czech Republic chromosome B2, carGib1.2-hapl.c, whole genome shotgun sequence, a single genomic region encodes these proteins:
- the LOC127951524 gene encoding uncharacterized protein LOC127951524, with the protein MEAGEDSDCHENCPALPEIKAIIVGSKAEYKRSAAKTIFGQNDCKVGKEIVKSEMKQKTVQNRSVTLVMTPGWWRSFTLAESAKFLKMEIVHSLKLCPDPHAFLLVINLHKPFTVMHLNSVVEHMEIFGEQIWNHTIVLVMYDNKEQRNEDSKQLIERAGNELDIVIKKCGNRVHVFNYTDSKGINVEKLFNEIERLVAEHQGQCYEIDSELFEDMEKKRRNVKKQAKERENEVKTKMQTLKQHLTDNFFPELRIVLMGGNIVGKTSVMNTILKIEQEKTVTKKSLMREGEVDQRKVILIDTPGWWLYASVKETSESVKQEIMSSVSMCSPGPHAVLLVLQSGVAFNEAQRRSVKEHMELLGRNVWKYCIVVFTRSDWMVTNTIEEHIESEGEALQWLINKCENRYHVLNYMEQGDREQVRELMEKVEMMARENTDLLTPVEAAMEETDSGWGSIWSDQEKLERESFTLEPPKMNEEYIAKWLENTEIVSNYRNLSDFSKDISEDV; encoded by the exons ATGGAGGCAGGAGAGGACTCTGATTGTCATGAAA ATTGCCCAGCTCTTCCAGAGATAAAGGCCATTATAGTCGGCAGTAAAGCAGAGTACAAACGCAGTGCAGCTAAAACCATTTTTGGCCAGAATGACTGTAAAGTGGGTAAAGAGATAGTCAAGAGTGAAATGAAGCAGAAGACAGTTCAGAACAGGTCTGTCACTTTGGTAATGACACCAGGATGGTGGAGGAGCTTCACACTGGCAGAGAGTGCTAAGTTTTTAAAGATGGAAATTGTGCACAGCTTAAAACTGTGTCCTGATCCACACGCCTTTCTTCTAGTCATCAATCTACACAAACCATTTACAGTCATGCACCTAAACAGTGTGGTGGAGCACATGGAGATTTTTGGTGAGCAGATCTGGAACCACACCATCGTTCTGGTCATGTATGACAACAAAGAACAGAGAAATGAAGATAGCAAGCAATTAATTGAGAGAGCAGGGAACGAGCTTGATATTGTTATAAAGAAATGTGGAAACAGAGTTCATGTCTTCAATTATACTGACAGCAAGGGGATAAATGTGGAAAAACTGTTTAATGAGATAGAGAGACTGGTAGCTGAACATCAAGGACAGTGCTATGAAATTGACAGTGAACTTTTTGAAGATATggagaaaaagagaagaaatgtGAAGAAACAAGCaaaggagagagagaatgaagtaaaaacaaagatgcaaactTTGAAACAACATCTAACAG ATAATTTTTTTCCCGAATTAAGGATTGTCTTGATGGGTGGCAATATTGTTGGAAAGACCTCAGTGATGAACACTATTCTGAAAATTGAACAAGAGAAGACGGTGACAAAAAAGTCTTTGATGAGAGAGGGAGAGGTCGACCAGAGAAAAGTCATTTTAATCGACACACCTGGATGGTGGCTGTACGCATCTGTAAAGGAGACTTCAGAGTCAGTCAAGCAGGAGATCATGTCAAGTGTTAGTATGTGTTCACCAGGACCTCATGCAGTTTTGCTGGTTCTGCAGTCAGGTGTCGCCTTCAATGAAGCACAGAGGAGGTCTGTCAAGGAGCACATGGAGCTCCTGGGTCGAAATGTCTGGAAGTACTGTATAGTTGTGTTCACCAGGAGCGACTGGATGGTCACTAACACTATTGAAGAACACATTGAGAGTGAAGGAGAGGCTCTGCAGTGGTTGATCAATAAATGTGAAAACAGGTATCATGTACTGAACTACATGGAGCAGGGGGATAGAGAACAGGTCAGAGAGTTGATGGAGAAAGTGGAGATGATGGCCAGAGAAAACACAGATCTCCTGACGCCTGTGGAAGCAGCGATGGAGGAGACTGACAGCGGCTGGGGATCTATCTGGTCAGACCAAGAAAAGTTAGAGAGAGAAAGCTTTACTCTGGAGCCACCTAAAA TGAACGAAGAATACAttgcaaaatggcttgaaaacacaGAAATTGTTTCTAACTACAGGAACTTATCAGACTTTTCAAAAGACATTTCAGAAGATgtatga
- the LOC127951522 gene encoding uncharacterized protein LOC127951522, with protein MEAGEDSDCHENCPALPEIKAIIVGSKAEYKRSAAKTIFGQNDCKVRKEIVKSEKKQKTVQNRSVTLVMTPGWWRSFTLAESAKFLKMEIVHSLKLCPDPHAFLLVINLHKPFTVMHLNSVVEHMEIFGEQIWNHTIVLLMYDNKEQRNEDSKQLIERAGDELDIVIKKCGNRVHVFNYTDSKGINVEKLFNEIERLVAEHQGQCFKIESKLFEDMEEKRRNVKKQAEEREIQVKTKMQTLKEHLTDKFFPELRIVLMGGNIVGKTSVMNTILKIEQDKKKNYTKKCVISEGEVHKRRVILIDTPGWWPYASVKETSESVKQEIMSSVSMCSPGPHAVLLVLQSGAAFTEAQRRSVKEHMELLGRNVWKYCIVVFTRGEWMVTNTTEEHIESEGEALQWLINKCENRYHVLNYMEQGDREQVRELMEKVEMMARENTDLLTPVEGAMEETDSGWGSIWSDQDKLERESFTLEPPEMNEEYIAKWLENTEIVSNYRNLSDFSKDISEDVTLNQDH; from the exons ATGGAGGCAGGAGAGGACTCTGATTGTCATGAAA ATTGCCCAGCTCTTCCAGAGATAAAGGCCATTATAGTCGGCAGTAAAGCAGAGTACAAACGCAGTGCAGCTAAAACCATTTTTGGCCAGAATGACTGTAAAGTGCGAAAAGAGATAGTCAAGAGTGAAAAGAAGCAGAAGACAGTTCAGAACAGGTCTGTCACTTTGGTAATGACACCAGGATGGTGGAGGAGCTTCACACTGGCAGAGAGTGCTAAGTTTTTAAAGATGGAAATTGTGCATAGTTTAAAACTGTGTCCTGATCCACATGCCTTTCTTCTAGTCATCAATCTACACAAACCATTTACAGTCATGCACCTAAACAGTGTGGTGGAGCACATGGAGATTTTTGGTGAGCAGATCTGGAACCACACCATTGTTCTGCTCATGTATGACAACAAAGAGCAGAGAAATGAAGATAGCAAGCAATTAATTGAGAGAGCAGGGGACGAACTTGATATTGTTATAAAGAAATGTGGAAACAGAGTTCATGTCTTCAATTATACTGACAGCAAGGGGATAAATGTGGAAAAACTGTTTAATGAGATAGAGAGATTGGTAGCTGAACATCAAGGACAGTGCTTTAAAATTGAGAGCAAACTTTTTGAAGATATGGAGGAAAAGAGAAGAAACGTGAAGAAAcaagcagaagagagagagattcaagtaaaaacaaagatgcaaaccTTGAAAGAACATCTAACAG ATAAATTTTTTCCAGAATTAAGGATTGTCTTGATGGGTGGCAATATTGTTGGAAAGACCTCAGTGATGAACACTATTCTGAAAATTGAacaagataagaaaaaaaattacacaaaaaagtgTGTGATAAGTGAAGGAGAGGTCCACAAGAGAAGAGTCATTTTAATCGACACACCTGGATGGTGGCCGTACGCGTCTGTAAAGGAGACTTCAGAGTCAGTCAAGCAGGAGATCATGTCAAGTGTTAGTATGTGTTCACCAGGACCTCATGCAGTTTTGCTGGTTCTGCAGTCAGGTGCTGCCTTCACTGAAGCACAGAGGAGGTCTGTCAAGGAGCACATGGAGCTCCTGGGTCGAAATGTCTGGAAGTACTGTATAGTGGTGTTCACCAGGGGCGAATGGATGGTCACCAACACAACTGAAGAACACATTGAGAGTGAAGGAGAGGCTCTGCAGTGGTTGATCAATAAATGTGAAAACAGGTATCATGTACTGAACTACATGGAGCAGGGGGATAGAGAACAGGTCAGAGAGTTGATGGAGAAAGTGGAGATGATGGCCAGAGAAAACACAGATCTCCTGACGCCTGTGGAAGGAGCGATGGAGGAGACTGACAGCGGCTGGGGATCTATCTGGTCAGACCAAGACAAGTTAGAGAGAGAAAGCTTTACTCTGGAGCCACCTGAAA TGAACGAAGAATACAttgcaaaatggcttgaaaacacaGAAATTGTATCTAACTACAGGAACTTATCAGACTTTTCAAAAGACATTTCAGAAGATGTCACACTAAATCAAGATCACTGA